GGACCTCAAGAAGAAACTACAAAAGCAAGGGAGTTGTTACCTCAGGCCCCAACAGTGACCCTGAGGTTCTTAAACAGATCGCTTGTAAACAAGCCAGTCCATACAGCACTATCATGCACGGTGCAGGAAGTAGAAGAAGTGAAAATTGTGATCAAAGTTCTCCCTATCTTCGCTTGTACAATCATTCTCAACTGCTGCCTGGCTCAACTCTCCACTTTTTCGGTCGAACAAGCTGCCACAATGAACACCAAAATCGGTTCCTTAAAAGTCCCACCGGCGTCCCTTCCAGTTTTCCCTGTGCTCTTCATCATGATCCTGGCGCCAATTTATGATCATTTCATCATCCCATTTGCCAGGAAAGTAACCAAATCCGAAATGGGAATCACTCATCTACAAAGAATTGGAATCGGTTTGGTTCTTTCCATTGTAGCCATGGCAGTGGCAGCTCTTGTTGAGATTAAGAGAAAGAGAGTTGCAAACTCAGGACTCAACTCGACTGGTCCATTGCCAATCACATTCTTATGGCTAGCTTTGCAGTATTTGTTCCTGGGGTCAGCTGATCTTTTCACCTTAGCCGGGCTGCTTGAATTTTTCTTCACGGAGGCACCCACAAGGATGAGATCTTTGGCAACATCGCTGTCATGGGCCTCTTTGGCCGTGGGATATTACTTAAGCTCAGCGATTGTATCAATAGTTAATGAAGTCACAGAAAATTCAGGACAGCAACCATGGCTCTCCGGTGGCAGCATCAATGCGTATCAGCTTGACAGATTTTACTGGTTGATGTGTGTGCTCAGTGGATTGAATTTCTTGCACTACCTTTTCTGGGCCACACGGTACAAATATAGATCATCAACACGAGCAAATCAGTAAAGACTAGTGGTGATAAACAGAATTTAAAGGTGGTGTTTTCTTGATCAATTATTTGAAAGAACCATctctaaattcaattttttgtttttctcgaATAACAAGTGATATGCAGATGAATAGCTTGATTAGACTGTTAAAATAGGAATTGATTACACTGTTGTTCAGTTCCGGTAACAAATATGGTTTAACATCTGGTGGAATGGAGCCATTCTATTTTTTAGCTTTTAGAAGGAATTCATGTTCCCATAAGGAAAGAAGAAGTGAAAAAACAGTTTGAATTGAATGAGTAATCCTAATTATAATGGGTAAAGTATTGAGCAAATTCATTGTCAGTTCCACCTGAGCAATTCCTATAAATGAtgtaaaaaatgtataaaagaaaaacaaattctcGGAATATTCGGTTGAGTTGAGGTTTTCATTTTGTCAGTATAGGCATCAAAGGAATAGCCGGAGGAGACCAGTTGAACCTCTAAAATCTATCgtataaaatgttttataaaagCATCACTAACAAGAAGGAGGGGATGTAGCTCAGATGGTAGAGCGCTCGCTTAGCATGCGAGAGGTACGGGATCGATGCCCCGCATCTCCAATATTTTTAacgtttttattatattttattgttaaaataaaaaaaatccaaaaaaaaaaaaaaacctaattataAGGAATAACTAACCATCCTCAATTCACATCACCTTAACCAAACCCCCTTATAAAGTAAAGGTGGAattgtttattttcatttgatgCAACCTTAATTTCTCACCTATTAACCTAAGTTGTAAATAAAAAGGAGGTTGAAACTAAGTATTAGAGGCACTTTATAAATTAAGGATTagatgactattttccatccaggTTTGATAAACTTAACTTAGCATTCATCAACctatattgaaaatgaaagggaGGTTGAAACTGAGTATTAGAGACACTTTATAAATTAAGgatcaaatgactatttcccattaaggtttaatataaacttaactTATCATTCATTAACCTatgttgaaaatgaaagggAGGTTGAAACTGAGCGTTGAGGATACCTTATAAATTAAAGTCGAATGATTATTTCCCATTAAGGTTTGATAGAAACCCAACTTTTCACCCACTTATTAAtccaaattgaaaataaaaagggggTTGTAACTGAgaaatcagtttttaaacttgggaaATATGAGGGTAGGgggaattgtgagtttttaaaactacgGTGAAacaaatgagataaattttttctttaaatgacaattttacctctgataataatagtaaaatttaacatataagtgaatatttgatttttttttttaataattagtaaGTGAAAAATTGGGTTCacgtcaaaccttgggtgggaaatagtcatttggcttaAATTTAAGTGGACAATTATGTCACTTTCAACACTCTCGAGAAGGAATAagattacaaatacaaatatttttttatacggtaatataattgattattcaataaaactatatacacaaataatatatataatcttatacataaacaatgatacattattatataattgaatattattttatctttaatttaaaattactcaaacgtatgataacatatcattatttgtgtataaaattatatatattatttgtatatataatactattcatatttatatttgt
This sequence is a window from Mangifera indica cultivar Alphonso chromosome 5, CATAS_Mindica_2.1, whole genome shotgun sequence. Protein-coding genes within it:
- the LOC123215843 gene encoding protein NRT1/ PTR FAMILY 4.6; this translates as MEEEAQQVNRWEGYVDWRKRPALRGRHGGMLAAFFVLVVEILENLAYLANASNLVLYLSHHMHLSPSKSANSVTNFMGTAFLLALLGGFLSDAFFTTYHIYLLSAVIEFLGLVILTVQARSSSLKPPPCSPSNPTVQCTEVDGGKAAMLFIGLYLVALGVGGIKGSLPTHGAEQFDEDTPQGRKKISTFFNYFVFCLSCGALIAVTLVVWIEDNKGWEWGFGISTIAIFLSVLIFLAGSALYKNKIPSGSPLTTICKVLIAALINAFTSKTPSNAIANLSANPYKLSQTSKGPQEETTKARELLPQAPTVTLRFLNRSLVNKPVHTALSCTVQEVEEVKIVIKVLPIFACTIILNCCLAQLSTFSVEQAATMNTKIGSLKVPPASLPVFPVLFIMILAPIYDHFIIPFARKVTKSEMGITHLQRIGIGLVLSIVAMAVAALVEIKRKRVANSGLNSTGPLPITFLWLALQYLFLGSADLFTLAGLLEFFFTEAPTRMRSLATSLSWASLAVGYYLSSAIVSIVNEVTENSGQQPWLSGGSINAYQLDRFYWLMCVLSGLNFLHYLFWATRYKYRSSTRANQ